A window of Ptychodera flava strain L36383 chromosome 1, AS_Pfla_20210202, whole genome shotgun sequence contains these coding sequences:
- the LOC139144328 gene encoding G-protein coupled receptor GRL101-like, with protein sequence MTFYCDFIDHCGDNSDEESCVHQDCTTSQFECGNDQCIEKSKRCNLIPDCLNGQDEECDECGEFECNFGHCIPSSAKFDGEVDCGGGGREDEKSNNAKSNNINSQTCPPENIKCKNTHCSDGKWECVYDIDEYGYPQGCRDASHLRNCSLFNCPDDKYKCHDAYCIPLHRRCDGVFDCPYGSDEQGCEIYNCTGSYQCHGMKNCITLSQRCDNIKHCAYGDDELLCDLQCPSTCKCFGAIIDCSHQEMKSLPGNGSTTDIRKMNMTGNDINLIDDKLQYYPLLGELDLMNNSISEIRPRKFEFLVNLYFLRLSSNSIRRLLNHTFYGMRNLKTLDLADNMITHIVDGAFEGLDNLRVLFLTGNNLLLIV encoded by the exons ATgacattttattgcgattttatCGACCACTGCGGTGATAATAGTGATGAAGAAAGCTGTG ttCACCAAGACTGTACAACGAGTCAATTTGAATGTGGTAACGACCAGTGTATAGAAAAATCTAAACGGTGCAATCTTATTCCAGACTGTTTGAACGGACAGGATGAAGAATGtg ACGAGTGTGGTGAGTTTGAATGTAACTTCGGGCATTGTATCCCATCGAGTGCAAAGTTCGATGGAGAGGTTGACTGTGGAGGAGGTGGCAGAGAAGATGAAAAAAGCAACAATGCCAAAAGCAACAATATCAACAGTCAAACATGTCCGCCCGAGAACATAAAATGCAAGAATACCCATTGCTCTGATGGAAAGTGGGAGTGTGTCTATGATATTGATGAGTATGGGTATCCACAAGGATGTCGAGATGCTTCTCACCTCAGGAATTGCT CACTCTTCAATTGTCCAGATGACAAGTATAAATGTCATGACGCTTACTGCATACCACTACATCGTCGATGTGATGGGGTGTTTGATTGCCCATACGGATCAGATGAGCAAGGATGTG AAATCTACAACTGCACAGGAAGCTACCAATGTCATGGGATGAAAAACTGCATTACATTGTCACAGCGCTGTGACAACATTAAGCACTGCGCATACGGGGACGACGAACTCTTGTGTG atCTCCAGTGTCCATCTACCTGTAAGTGTTTTGGAGCCATCATTGACTGTTCACACCAAGAGATGAAGAGTTTGCCTGGAAATGGTAGTACAACTGACATAAGAAAAAT GAACATGACTGGAAATGATATCAATCTTATTGATGACAAGTTGCAGTATTATCCATTGCTTGGAGAACT GGACTTGATGAACAATTCGATTTCAGAAATACGTCCTCGGAAGTTCGAATTTCTCGTGAATTTGTACTTCTT aCGCCTCAGCTCAAATAGTATTAGAAGATTATTAAACCACACGTTTTACGGAATGAGAAACTTGAAGACACT TGATCTTGCGGATAACATGATAACTCATATAGTAGATGGGGCATTCGAAGGCCTTGATAATCTACGAGTTTT GTTTCTGACTGGCAATAATTTACTGTTGATAGTCTGA